From Salinirubellus salinus, the proteins below share one genomic window:
- a CDS encoding Gfo/Idh/MocA family protein, which translates to MTHTTRVGFIGTGPDPDRPDTTGYAMAYRHASGYERLDDCELVACADIVPENAAAFAEKHGIDDEHVYTDYREMLAECDLDVVSVCTPPGTHHELVLGAARSGQVGAIHCEKPLAKTLPDAREMVEVCEAEGVQLTVNHQYRYGKPFAKAKTLLDGGAIGELRRFEFGHTTLYDTGSHYFDLCNWYNDYADVEWVLAGLDYREENRMFGAHNENQGLAQWRYENGVFGLASTGWGDEFVDCLLRIRGSEGEIEIGSSSGDLRYRNAHTDGRWKVVDTDGDTVWGPTAGRVGAGLKRVLPRIADRLVARLEGPSFIDRAIEGVVTAYREGRTPELDARRALASQELAFAAWESVRRRGRVDLPLDVEDNPLEAMVEAGELDPAPAEDPETQRSPSS; encoded by the coding sequence ATGACTCACACCACCCGCGTCGGCTTCATCGGTACCGGGCCGGACCCGGACCGTCCGGACACGACCGGCTACGCGATGGCGTACCGCCACGCCAGCGGCTACGAACGACTCGATGACTGCGAACTCGTCGCCTGTGCCGACATCGTCCCGGAGAACGCCGCCGCGTTCGCCGAAAAGCACGGTATCGACGACGAGCACGTCTACACCGACTACCGCGAGATGCTCGCCGAGTGCGACCTCGACGTCGTGAGCGTCTGCACGCCGCCGGGGACCCACCACGAACTCGTCCTCGGGGCGGCCCGGTCGGGGCAGGTCGGCGCCATCCACTGCGAGAAACCGCTCGCGAAGACGCTGCCCGACGCCCGCGAGATGGTCGAGGTCTGCGAGGCCGAGGGCGTCCAGCTGACCGTCAACCACCAGTACCGCTACGGCAAGCCGTTCGCGAAGGCGAAGACGCTCCTCGACGGCGGCGCTATCGGCGAGTTACGACGGTTCGAGTTCGGCCACACCACCCTCTACGACACCGGGTCGCACTACTTCGACCTCTGTAACTGGTACAACGACTACGCCGACGTGGAGTGGGTCCTCGCCGGCCTCGACTACCGCGAGGAGAACCGGATGTTCGGCGCGCACAACGAGAACCAGGGGCTGGCCCAGTGGCGCTACGAGAACGGCGTCTTCGGCCTCGCCTCGACGGGGTGGGGCGACGAGTTCGTCGACTGCCTCCTCCGCATCCGCGGCAGCGAGGGCGAGATCGAGATCGGGTCGTCCAGTGGCGACCTGCGCTACCGGAACGCCCACACGGACGGCCGCTGGAAGGTCGTCGACACCGACGGTGACACGGTCTGGGGGCCGACCGCCGGCCGCGTCGGGGCCGGCCTGAAACGCGTCCTCCCGCGCATCGCCGACCGCCTCGTCGCCCGGCTGGAAGGGCCTTCGTTCATCGACCGGGCCATCGAGGGCGTCGTGACGGCGTACCGCGAGGGGCGGACCCCGGAGCTCGACGCACGGCGGGCGCTGGCCTCGCAGGAACTCGCGTTCGCGGCGTGGGAGTCGGTGCGCCGCCGTGGCCGCGTCGACCTGCCGCTCGACGTCGAGGACAACCCCCTCGAGGCGATGGTCGAGGCCGGCGAGCTGGACCCGGCGCCCGCCGAAGACCCCGAGACACAGCGGTCGCCATCGAGCTGA
- a CDS encoding glycosyl hydrolase family 28-related protein: protein MGTPSGGTSDTGSGVGRRDVLTLLGAVGLGSLAGCNQLTGENPAVDTPNGGGPEIPDLSDVGSVYVGERASDLPTPERTPAVGITGEGNYVNDGRDWLGPIGMGTSEHPANPSHFEGATVHGQLAAQSLLLDGDVFDIRAYGAAVDGETDDLEAVQTALEKAAEVGGTVLVPKGTTVISNAIDLGPRHSGVTLRGVGYDSHVRLAGGHRDNHYGILVDSEGGDSIVNLTIEGLRLDGNRDNQVREHGLGIQIARGNGNEVDRGIVVRNVWSHDWMLEGLGVRRGGVMVRDVRVWNNRLHGIGVNHESEATNVISGVYAWNNGLYGIDVGGSGRNIVTDFVLVNNGWGFKTGGGKPDMTIFANGSAVGNKHFGFQMTDDVGVLVLDNIECRANGNSGFRFDKSGVVVAGTLVATDNGGRANVHVADGQLDVDTLVLQDAKSDGLVVEGVANVGRVVTSGNGGVDVRVPSWGRLHVDHLRDASRAIEGTLVEGRVASTALGGSSPDARQYETGTFVHDTDRDGRVWLVVDASKRDGVVKMS from the coding sequence GTGGGAACGCCGTCCGGTGGCACCTCCGACACCGGGTCCGGCGTCGGCCGCCGTGATGTTCTCACTCTCCTCGGCGCGGTCGGTCTCGGGTCGCTCGCTGGCTGTAACCAGTTGACCGGTGAGAACCCCGCCGTCGACACGCCGAACGGTGGTGGGCCCGAGATCCCCGACCTCTCCGACGTGGGGTCGGTCTACGTCGGCGAGCGCGCGAGCGACCTCCCGACGCCCGAGAGGACGCCCGCGGTCGGCATCACCGGCGAGGGGAACTACGTCAACGACGGGCGCGACTGGCTCGGCCCCATCGGGATGGGCACGAGCGAGCACCCGGCGAACCCGAGCCACTTCGAGGGCGCCACGGTCCACGGCCAGCTGGCCGCACAGTCGCTCCTGCTCGACGGCGACGTGTTCGACATCCGGGCCTACGGTGCGGCTGTCGACGGCGAGACAGACGACCTCGAGGCCGTCCAGACGGCCCTCGAGAAGGCCGCCGAGGTGGGTGGGACCGTCCTCGTGCCGAAGGGGACGACGGTCATCTCGAACGCCATCGACCTCGGGCCGCGACACTCGGGCGTGACCCTGCGTGGCGTGGGCTACGACTCGCACGTCCGCCTCGCCGGCGGCCACCGAGACAACCACTACGGCATCCTCGTCGACAGCGAGGGCGGCGACTCCATCGTCAACCTCACCATCGAGGGGCTACGCCTCGACGGCAACCGCGACAACCAGGTCCGCGAACACGGGCTGGGCATCCAGATCGCCCGCGGCAACGGCAACGAGGTCGACCGAGGTATCGTCGTCCGGAACGTCTGGTCGCACGACTGGATGCTCGAGGGGCTCGGCGTGCGCCGTGGCGGCGTGATGGTCCGCGACGTGCGGGTCTGGAACAACCGCCTGCACGGCATCGGCGTCAACCACGAGAGCGAGGCGACGAACGTCATCAGCGGCGTATACGCCTGGAACAACGGCCTCTACGGCATCGACGTGGGCGGGAGCGGTCGGAACATCGTCACCGACTTCGTCCTCGTCAACAACGGCTGGGGGTTCAAGACCGGGGGTGGGAAGCCGGACATGACCATCTTCGCCAACGGGTCGGCCGTCGGCAACAAGCACTTCGGCTTCCAGATGACCGACGACGTCGGTGTCCTCGTCCTCGACAACATCGAGTGTCGGGCGAACGGCAACAGCGGTTTCCGATTCGACAAGAGCGGCGTCGTCGTCGCGGGCACGCTCGTCGCCACCGACAACGGCGGCCGCGCCAACGTCCACGTCGCCGACGGCCAGCTCGACGTCGACACGCTCGTCCTCCAGGATGCCAAGAGCGACGGCCTCGTCGTCGAGGGCGTGGCCAACGTGGGTCGGGTGGTCACCTCCGGCAACGGCGGCGTCGACGTCCGGGTGCCGTCGTGGGGTCGCCTCCACGTCGACCACCTCCGGGACGCCTCCAGGGCCATCGAGGGCACGCTCGTGGAGGGCCGGGTCGCCAGCACGGCGCTCGGCGGGAGCAGCCCCGACGCCCGCCAGTACGAGACGGGCACGTTCGTCCACGACACCGACCGCGACGGCCGGGTGTGGCTGGTCGTCGACGCCTCGAAACGCGACGGCGTGGTGAAGATGTCGTGA
- a CDS encoding polysaccharide deacetylase family protein, with translation MNRARPSLATTDVFGARTGAPAASVVVVTYETPAAELARTFAALGRQTDPAFELLVVDNGTGHDPEPLLRRTGLSGTWYGLERNVGPNLARDFAAERADGDLLVFLDDDAVPADDFVASHLEAYREGAMAVRGRVLPLTRSVYNRLATNYDLGDDDLPYLLDIEGNTAIDRETYLDVGGFGDVPWGHEGLVLTERLLELVDREVVRYDPRPVVYHDYACSLAELVDIRVRHARAARELGDHESALDLYREYTLPANPTLQVRLTDVLLYVLGETIDRLTAAALRVGEVASALVGDTPRSRDAVLMYHSVGERERYGNVSVERFREDLARLVDAYEVVDLAALLADEGDGDRPRVAITVDDAYANFHDHALPIVEEFGVPVTLFVPVGLLDGEHPEFASRLERSPDGDPRFNDPDHGETTPAPLMTSEQVRAALETGLVTLGNHTMTHPDLATVAPEALATEVREARRRLEREFGVTVDRFCYPYGRYSAAALALVRETHSLAVTAEDEPLGSNVDPHRIPRLHAHDAWWESLSLPGSEGGDEGTTIPVTSRSYKSHGGDAPTEMPTESTTSPAPDPGEGR, from the coding sequence ATGAATCGCGCTCGCCCCAGCCTCGCCACGACCGACGTGTTCGGGGCACGGACTGGGGCACCCGCCGCCAGCGTCGTCGTGGTCACCTACGAGACGCCAGCGGCGGAACTCGCGCGGACCTTCGCGGCGCTCGGCCGACAGACCGACCCCGCCTTCGAGCTGCTGGTTGTCGACAACGGCACGGGCCACGACCCCGAGCCGCTCCTGCGACGGACCGGCCTCTCGGGGACGTGGTACGGGCTGGAGCGGAACGTCGGGCCGAACCTCGCACGGGACTTCGCCGCCGAGCGTGCCGACGGTGACCTCCTCGTCTTCCTCGACGACGACGCCGTCCCGGCCGACGACTTCGTCGCCTCGCACCTCGAGGCCTACCGCGAGGGGGCGATGGCGGTCCGGGGGCGGGTCCTGCCGCTGACCCGGAGCGTCTACAACCGGCTGGCGACGAACTACGACCTCGGCGACGACGACCTCCCCTACCTGCTGGACATCGAGGGGAACACCGCCATCGACCGCGAGACGTACCTCGACGTGGGCGGGTTCGGCGACGTGCCGTGGGGTCACGAGGGGCTGGTTCTCACGGAGCGGTTGCTCGAACTGGTCGACCGCGAGGTGGTCCGGTACGACCCGCGGCCCGTCGTCTACCACGACTACGCGTGCAGCCTCGCCGAACTGGTCGACATCCGGGTCAGACACGCACGCGCCGCCCGCGAACTCGGCGACCACGAGTCGGCGCTCGACCTCTACCGGGAGTACACGCTCCCCGCGAACCCGACGCTCCAGGTCCGGCTGACCGACGTCCTCCTGTACGTGCTGGGCGAGACCATCGACCGCCTGACGGCGGCGGCGCTCCGGGTCGGAGAGGTCGCAAGCGCCCTCGTGGGCGACACGCCGCGGAGCCGTGACGCGGTGTTGATGTACCACTCCGTCGGCGAGCGCGAGCGGTACGGCAACGTCTCCGTCGAACGGTTCCGCGAGGACCTCGCGCGACTCGTCGACGCCTACGAGGTGGTCGACCTCGCGGCCCTGCTCGCGGACGAGGGCGACGGTGACCGCCCGCGTGTCGCCATCACCGTCGACGACGCGTACGCCAACTTCCACGACCACGCACTCCCGATCGTCGAGGAGTTCGGCGTCCCGGTGACGCTGTTCGTGCCCGTCGGGCTGCTCGACGGCGAGCACCCGGAGTTCGCCTCGCGGCTGGAGCGGTCGCCCGACGGCGACCCCCGGTTCAACGACCCCGACCACGGCGAGACGACGCCCGCCCCGCTGATGACGAGCGAGCAGGTCCGGGCCGCCCTGGAGACGGGCCTGGTGACGCTGGGCAACCACACGATGACGCACCCGGACCTCGCCACCGTCGCGCCCGAGGCGCTCGCGACGGAGGTCAGGGAGGCGAGACGGCGGCTCGAACGCGAGTTCGGCGTGACGGTCGACCGCTTCTGTTACCCGTACGGCCGGTACTCGGCGGCCGCGCTCGCGCTCGTCCGCGAGACCCACTCGCTGGCCGTCACCGCCGAGGACGAGCCGCTCGGCTCGAACGTCGACCCACACCGCATCCCGCGGCTCCACGCCCACGACGCGTGGTGGGAGTCGCTCTCGCTCCCCGGCTCCGAGGGCGGCGACGAGGGCACGACGATACCAGTCACGTCGCGAAGTTACAAGAGCCACGGGGGCGACGCTCCGACAGAGATGCCCACTGAGTCGACCACGTCACCGGCCCCTGATCCCGGCGAGGGACGGTGA
- the wecB gene encoding non-hydrolyzing UDP-N-acetylglucosamine 2-epimerase, producing MSEAPHVAVVLGTRPEIIKMAPVLAELERRALPVTLVHTGQHYSEELDAVFFDQLSVREPDHQLGVGSASHGEQTAAILEGVEDVLEAESPDVVLVHGDTNSTLGGALATAKLAPLLGHVEAGLRSYDRSMPEEVNRVLTDHAAEFLFAPTEDAAAELAREGLDDRSHVTGNTIVDSVYAFRDLAAEHSTVLDEFGLEPGAFDLLTAHRAENTDDHERFAGLLRGVGEWAERSGRPVVYPIHPRAEAALDEAGIEVPDGVRLVEPTDFLDFLRLESEAALVFTDSGGVQEETCILGTPCVTLRYNTERPETAFVGANCVAGVAPEEILEGAETMDGKTGDWDVPFGDGKAAERIVDVLVAAFE from the coding sequence GTGAGCGAGGCACCACACGTCGCCGTCGTCCTCGGCACCCGCCCGGAGATAATCAAGATGGCACCGGTGCTCGCCGAACTCGAGCGGCGTGCCCTCCCCGTGACGCTCGTCCACACCGGCCAGCACTACTCGGAGGAGCTCGACGCCGTCTTCTTCGACCAGCTGTCGGTCCGCGAGCCGGACCACCAGCTCGGCGTCGGGAGCGCCAGCCACGGCGAGCAGACCGCGGCCATCCTCGAGGGTGTGGAGGACGTCCTCGAGGCCGAGTCGCCGGACGTGGTGCTGGTCCACGGCGACACGAACTCCACGCTCGGGGGGGCGCTGGCGACGGCGAAACTGGCCCCCCTGCTGGGCCACGTCGAGGCCGGGCTCCGGAGCTACGATCGGTCGATGCCCGAGGAGGTCAACCGCGTCCTCACCGACCACGCCGCCGAGTTCCTGTTCGCCCCGACCGAGGACGCGGCCGCGGAACTCGCCCGCGAGGGCCTCGACGACCGGAGCCACGTCACCGGGAACACCATCGTCGACTCGGTGTACGCGTTCCGTGACCTCGCGGCCGAGCACTCGACGGTGCTCGACGAGTTCGGCCTCGAACCCGGCGCGTTCGACCTGCTGACGGCCCACCGCGCGGAGAACACCGACGACCACGAGCGGTTCGCCGGTCTCCTGCGGGGCGTCGGCGAGTGGGCCGAGCGCTCCGGGCGCCCGGTCGTCTATCCCATCCACCCGCGGGCCGAGGCCGCCCTCGACGAGGCCGGCATCGAGGTGCCCGACGGCGTCCGACTGGTCGAACCCACCGACTTCCTCGACTTCCTCCGGCTGGAGAGCGAGGCGGCGCTCGTGTTCACGGACTCGGGCGGCGTACAGGAGGAGACGTGCATCCTCGGGACCCCCTGTGTCACCCTGCGGTACAACACGGAGCGCCCGGAGACGGCGTTCGTCGGCGCGAACTGCGTCGCCGGGGTCGCCCCCGAGGAGATACTGGAGGGGGCGGAGACGATGGACGGGAAGACGGGGGACTGGGACGTGCCGTTCGGGGACGGGAAGGCGGCCGAGCGGATCGTGGACGTGCTGGTGGCGGCGTTCGAGTAG
- a CDS encoding glycosyltransferase family 2 protein, translating into MTDATGRNGANHRGRPLVSVVIPSYDRPAFVRRAVQCVLDQTYPNVECIVVDDHSPYPVEPMVADLPTHRLSRFRVLRHAENRGGNAARNTGIEAARGEFVAFLDDDDRWLPEKLEKQVAAFDRAGPGVGVVYTGAVVVDGDDEVVATYVRQARGDVLPALVRGLTVGSFSRVLVRRDAIEAAGLPDERFPNWQDREWYIRLAAVSDFEPVPELLTVHTAADHVQITDGFEQKRDVALPLFLEKHRETAAAHGTIAERQFVSVLLWSTAWTGFTSGQRWAAVKMLLRSLRVWPLSTTAYLLLGLALAGPRVYQTLRGLKGNRAVAREGLHPEIERLPDLTTPPELERESVAADGGSESEDED; encoded by the coding sequence GTGACCGACGCGACCGGACGGAACGGCGCGAACCACCGCGGCCGGCCGCTGGTGAGCGTCGTCATCCCGAGCTACGACCGGCCGGCGTTCGTCCGCCGTGCGGTCCAGTGCGTGCTTGACCAGACGTACCCGAACGTGGAGTGCATCGTCGTCGACGACCACTCGCCGTACCCGGTCGAACCGATGGTCGCGGACCTCCCGACCCACCGGCTGTCGCGGTTCCGCGTCCTCCGGCACGCGGAGAACCGGGGGGGAAACGCCGCGCGGAACACCGGTATCGAGGCAGCACGCGGCGAGTTCGTCGCGTTCCTCGACGACGACGACCGCTGGCTCCCCGAGAAACTCGAGAAGCAGGTCGCCGCCTTCGACCGGGCCGGGCCCGGGGTCGGCGTGGTCTACACCGGGGCGGTGGTGGTCGACGGCGACGACGAGGTGGTGGCGACGTACGTCCGGCAGGCTCGCGGCGACGTCCTCCCGGCGCTCGTCCGCGGCCTCACCGTCGGGTCGTTCTCGCGGGTGCTGGTGCGTCGCGATGCCATCGAGGCGGCCGGCCTCCCCGACGAGCGGTTCCCCAACTGGCAGGACCGGGAGTGGTACATCCGCCTCGCCGCGGTCTCCGACTTCGAACCGGTCCCCGAACTGCTGACGGTACACACCGCCGCCGACCACGTCCAGATCACCGACGGGTTCGAGCAGAAACGCGACGTGGCGCTCCCCCTCTTCCTCGAGAAACACCGCGAGACGGCGGCGGCGCACGGCACCATCGCCGAGCGACAGTTCGTCTCGGTCCTCCTGTGGTCGACGGCGTGGACGGGGTTCACGAGCGGCCAGCGCTGGGCGGCCGTGAAGATGCTGCTCCGTTCGCTCCGGGTGTGGCCGCTCTCGACGACGGCGTACCTCCTGCTGGGGCTGGCGCTGGCCGGTCCGCGTGTGTACCAGACGCTCCGGGGGCTGAAGGGGAACCGGGCGGTCGCCAGGGAGGGGCTGCACCCCGAGATAGAGCGGCTCCCCGACCTGACCACGCCGCCGGAACTGGAGCGCGAGTCCGTGGCGGCCGACGGGGGGAGCGAGAGCGAGGACGAGGACTGA